From the Mesorhizobium sp. WSM2240 genome, the window TCACCCTAGACGTGACAGGACTCGGACCACCTGGCTAGCGAGTATCCGAGTCCAATTCTGGCTCTCGGAAAAGGGGGCGAGCCGAAAGGCTCGTCCCTACTCCGGAACCGAATATAGCGCCTTTTCCCCGCTTTTCACAGCCGGGCCGCTCCAGGCCCGCATCGAACGGGCCAGGAACTGAAAGGCGGCCGGGCTACGAAGGCCGCGTTTTCCGGCAAATCCAAAGTGGCAGTACGCAATCCATGCTGCGCACGATACGGCAGCCCCTGCCCGGGCGCGCAACCCTAAAGGGTTCTCCTCTCCGCATCGCTGCGTTGCGACCGCTGTGCGGTGCACTTGGCATTTCCAGCCATATTCGAGCTTCGCGACTGCACACAACCACTTTGGAGGATCTACCTCATGAAAACGCTCGTAACCTTCTGCCAGAAGACCGGCCGCCGCCTTTGTACATCAACCGGCAAATCGCCAAACTGTCCCACAAGGGCCAGCTGAAGATCTCCGTCGCCTTCTCGCTTCCATTCCTCGCCAAGCTTGAGCTCAGCTATCAGGCCGAGTTCGACGGAAAGGCCGACAACGACCAAGCCTAAGTGACCGGAGGAAGCCGGGCCCTGCCAAGCAGGGCGCGCTTGCAGCCGTGGTCCCAGGTGCCTTACCAGCGCGCGGGCCATTTTCTGCTATAGACGACAGCAACGGCCCGGATCGAGGGCCCTTTTGGAAGGGGCCGCCGATAGAGCTACCTCTACCGCAAGAAGGTTGTCGGCTTGTCCACCTGATAGGGGTCATTTGCGGGAAAGGGCGAAATCACGCCGAGACACAAAATCATACTGCAAGTGATTTGAACGCGTATTACGTCGTTCCGAATGAGGGGTCAGTATGATAGCGGATCCTCAGGTGCCTATTCGTGCAAGCGCTCCTCTCGACCCTTTCCGATCGTCGCGAAAACTGCACAGTGCGGTGCCCGTATCCGTGACGAAGCACGACTTCGGACCAGGGCAGGTAACGAGTGAAGCGTCCACACATCGTTGGGTGGCGGCTCATTGTCCTATTCAGATTCTTTGCGGCCGCGGCTCTTCGGCCTTTTGCCCGTCCTTCGCCCCAAGCCCAATTTCTTGGCCAGGGTGGATCGGGCAGTTGCGTAATTCGGCGCCACCATCGGATAGTCGCTCGGCAAATTCCATTTCGCGCGGTATTCGTCGGGCGTCATGCCATAGTTGGCCATTAGGTGGCGCTTGAGTGATTTGAACTTCCGGCCGTCCTCTAACGAGATGATGTAATCAGGCGTCACCGACTTCTTGATCGGCACAGCGGGCTTCTGCTTTTCAACCTCGTCGGGAGTTTCCGCACTGATGAGATCGGCAAGTGACGTCGCTACAATAGCAATGAGATCGGGGAGCGCCGCGGCCGGAACAGGATTGTTCGATACATAAGCCGAAACGATGTCAGTTGTAAGTTCTACGGGCGCCCGGCGGGTAACGGCCATCAATCATCATCTGAGGCTGCTTTTTGGGCTGCACCCCAGCCTAAATGTGGGTCCGACTTTATCCGAAGAAATTTTCCCTCGCCAGCTTTGACCACCACCGTAGGCATGCGTTGCCAAATTCGTACTTAAGGAGATCAAGGGCGACGGGACGAGCTGCATTACACCAATCCGAAGGACTGGCTGAGCGACGGCACGACCGCAACGGTCTGGTGTCACGACCCGAAATGCGCTCATCGACGGCCCGCTGAAACCTTGAGCCTCTTAAGCGGCTAGGCTCATAATCAACTGACGTTGGGTTCAAGGAGACTGCCTGCCAATGGCAGTCGGTAAGCTGAATCCACATGAACTGGTCCCCGCCCGATTAGCCCCCTCATCTCAATCTTGGGACGGAGCTGGAACGGCAAGCAGTTCAAATTGCTAATACGCGCCCGTAGCAGTGGGCCTTTTTGCGGATGGAGCCTACGCGGCCGACTGGCTATTGTGGCCACTTCCAATGTCCCCTCCTTCGCCGCGTCCTTGGGAAGAAGCCCGCCGCTGATGCCCCCGATATCGCGGCGGGCTTTCTTCATACCCGTTATGCGGCATGTCGACTTCGGCGTTCGTCGCCTATTTGATGGCGGTGGGACAGTAGTGAGCTGCCGGAATGGGCTTTGCTGCCAATTCTGACATCACTATCATCTTGCGATCCTTGTCGTGGTGCCACAAAGCGCTTCGCCAATGGACACGCTGTCGGTGTGCTGGCGGGGCTAGCCTTGTGGTATTTCCTTTCGTGAGTCGAGCCAACCAGTTACGAGAAAGCCCGGCAAGAGGGCGGGGTTCCTGCCGGGCTCTCCTAGCTAGGCCAATACTAAGCCCGGTACTCCAGTTACATTTCCGGGCGGCGGATCAAACTTGCCGCTCGGAATAAGATGCTGTGACATGCTTAACGTTTCCCTAAAGGCAGAGCCAGCGAAGGCATACGGGGGGAGGAGCACTGGGCACAGTGTGTTCGAAGTGGATTTCGCTTCAACTCACTCGATCGACCCGATCCCTTTCTGATTTCTGGAGCGGTTTTATCGCGATTTCCATGAAGGAGAGATCTTCGCCGTGCCGCCCCGCAGCGGCATTGCTGGTGAGGGCGCTCGCGAGGGCCACGAAGTTTGGTGAGGGGAGCATTACGGGCTCAAAGAGCGGAGACGACCGTATCGAGCGTTTGTTGCTAGGCGCGCCCTGAACAAGGAACCATGTGCCCATACAGGCAACTGACCGAAGCCTCTCAAGCCCCGAGCAAACGACACTAGGCCGTAGACTCATTACCGCGTAGCCAGATGCGGATTGCGACGAGTTTGAGGGCGGCAAGGTAGTTCTCAGCCAGCTTGTCGTATCGAGTTGCTATGCGACGGAACTGCTTGGCCTTGTTGAAGAAGCGCTCGACGAGGTTGCGCGCCTTGTAGAGGAAGGGGCTGAAGCAGATCGGATCCTTGCGGTTGGCCTTAGGCGGGATGTTGGCCCATGCCTTTCGCTCGGTGACGGCATTGCGCAAGGCGTTTGCATCATAGCCCTTGTCGGCGAGCAGCATGGCGCCCTGCGGCATCGGCGTCGCCTCGAGGAACTTGTTTCCGCGCTCACGAAACAGCTTGAGGACAGCGGGAGGTTTGAATTCGGTGCTCTCGCTTGCGACGATGCATCCTGCAACGGGGACGAAGCCCTGGGGACCGCCCGCGGGGGTTACGGCTATGTGATTTTCGGCGCTGTTCAGAAGACGAGTTCGCTGGTCCTGTGGGCGAAGGTTAAGGTTGTGGATGCCGATACGGCAAAGCTTTTGTTCACGCGCTGGATCACCTTTCGCGGCGACACGGACGAGTCTTGGAGCCGCACAGGTCGCTATATCGGGCGTGAGATGGTGAAGACGGGTGCGAAATAGTCCGGGCCACTGCGTGAGGAGGCAAACCTGACAGCAGCCGCAGCCAGGCGGTGCTGACGCTCTCCGTAGTGCCCAACGACACCATGTTCCAAAAGACGCTAGCGCTGAACGACTTCTATCTCGGGAGCGAAGAGTTTCCGTTCATGATCGACAAGACGCTTCCCGGCATGTATCGCGCCGAGAAGCCGCTGCTCATCGCACTGGCACCCGAGCTTGCGCTCGAAGAAGTGTCGCGCCACGCGGTACATCTATGTCGCTCTGCCGATCGTCCTGGCGGTGGCGTTGCAGCTCGTCGCCTGGTCGGATGGCGCAGCCGCGGGCTTCGCAGCGTTCGCTGCGGTCGGGTTGCGCATCGACCGATTGCGCGACAGAGGCGAGCTCGGAAACCGCAAAGCAATCAAATCGGGCCTCATCGTTTCAGCATCCTTATCGGACCGCCGGAAATCAGGTTGGCCACGTCCACCAGGATGTGGGGCATTGCCAGCCCGCCCGGGCAGGCAAGGTATTGCGGCGTCCAGACGGGACCGAATTTCTCCTTGAAAGCCCGCAAGCCCTCGAAATTGTAGATCTCGTCGCCGCGCCGGTAGATGAAGGTTCCAAGATGGTTCCAGGTCGAGGCGAGAGGGTGCTCGGCAAGGCCGGCCAGCGGCGCCGCACCGAGGTTGAACCAGCGGTACCCTGCCTCCTTGCCATAGATCAGCAAGCGGGCGAACAGGGCGTCCATCATGACTTTCGAAACACCGGGGCGATAGCGCATCAGGTCGACCGAGAGTTCGTGAAGGCCGGCGCCACGCCACACATTGGCGAAAGCGACGATCTCGCCCTCCTTGCGCATCACGGCGCAGTCGAATTCGCAGAGATAATCCTCGTCGAAACGGCCGAGAGAGAACCCCTTTTCCTTGCCCACCTTGGTCGTAAGCCAAGCGTCGGAGACACTTTTCATCTGTGGGAGTGCGGGGCGCACGTCTTGTTTGGGGATGATCGCGAACTCCAGGCCTTCGCGACTTGCCCTGCGGTCGGCATAGCGAAAGTTCTGCCGGGACGGTCCGTCCAGCGTGAAATCGGCAAGATCGACGCGGGCGACCTCACCGATCTTCAAGATCGCGAGGCCGAGATCGAGGTAGGTTGTCAGCATATCGGGTCCAACGCCGTAGAAGGCCGCCCTCGCCCCTGCCTTGTCCACCTGTTCGGCAAAACGCCAAACAAGCTCCCGTCCAGCTTCGGTATCGCCGACGGGATCGCCCATCGTGATCCAGCTTCGACCCGAAACGCCATACATCAGGAATGCCTGCTCGTCGTCAGAGATGAGAAACCTCTTGTCGCGGAGGAGCGCGACATTGGCCTGGGTCGACGGGCATTGCTCGAGAAGTTTCCGCA encodes:
- a CDS encoding MucR family transcriptional regulator, yielding MAVTRRAPVELTTDIVSAYVSNNPVPAAALPDLIAIVATSLADLISAETPDEVEKQKPAVPIKKSVTPDYIISLEDGRKFKSLKRHLMANYGMTPDEYRAKWNLPSDYPMVAPNYATARSTLAKKLGLGRRTGKRPKSRGRKESE
- a CDS encoding DUF2380 domain-containing protein codes for the protein MRHRRRLEELVSALTKQLEDSGRFEFGALACDDASCNGDEALGTARGGYGYVIFGAVQKTSSLVLWAKVKVVDADTAKLLFTRWITFRGDTDESWSRTGRYIGREMVKTGAK